The Staphylococcus haemolyticus region TTAATTCTATAGTTACTCATCTTGGTGCTTAACTTCCTGAATGGTAGGTTTAATTTTAACATCATGCAATTTATCTTCAGAATCAGACAAAATAACATCCTCTTCATCATGATTTAATTGTTGTACCTCTTTGTTAGATAAATGACGTAAAACAAAATAAGGACAACCGAAATTGCAATATTCTAATATATAATCTTGAATACTCGAAAAACGTTTCGAGATTTCAGCTTTTTTATTCGTATCCTTATAGAAACCTTTTAATCGTAATTGATCATATCCAAAATCCCCTACAATAAAATCATACTTATCTAATATATCTGAATATCTCGATGCAAATAATTCTTCATCAAAGCATGATCTATATTCTTCAATGATTTCAAAATATTGTTGACCTATCTTAATCATAATTTGTCACCTTTAACTCGTATAATAAAAACTTAGATTACACAATTCAATTTAAAATGTGCAACCTAAGTCTCTAAAAACTTAATCTAAACCGTTTAATTGTTCAAATTAATTTTGTTGTAATTTTTCTTCACCTAAACGGTGTTTTTCTTTAGCCGCTTCATTTACTTGTTCGTCGGCATGATAAGAACTACGTACCATTGGGCCAGCTTCACAGTGTTTGAAACCTTTGTCCATAGCTACTTTTCTTAATTTACCAAATTCTAATGGTGTATAGTATTTTTCAACTTTTAAATGCTTACGTGATGGTTGTAAATATTGACCAATTGTTAAAATGTCTACATCATTTGCACGAAGATCATCCATTGTTTCATAAATCTCTTCAATCGTTTCTCCTAAACCAACCATTAAGCTTGATTTAGTAGGAATATCTGGTTGCAATTCTTTAGAACGACGTAAGAACTCTAATGTTCTTTCATATGTTGCACGTGCACGAACTCTTGGTGTTAAACGACGTACTGTTTCGATATTATGGTTTAAGATATCAGGTTTAGAAGCCATTAATGTTTCAAGTGCTTCATAGTCACCACCCATGTCTGATGGTAAGATTTCAATTGTAGTGAATGGATTACGTTCACGTACTTTACGTACTGTTTCAGCATATACGTTAGAACCTGCATCTCTTAAGTCATCACGTGCAACTGCAGTGATAACAACGTGTTTTAAATTCATTAACTCAACTGATTCTGCAACACGTTCTGGTTCATTTAAGTCTAGTTCATTAGGTAATCCAGTTTTAACTGCACAGAAACGACATGCTCTTGTACATACTGCACCTAAAATCATAAATGTAGCAGTACGTCTAGCACCCCAACATTCATGTATATTTGGACACTTTGCTTCTTCGCAAACAGTGTGTAAGTTCTTTTCACGCATCATCTTCTTGAGGCCAATATAGTTTTCGTTCGTGTTAAGCTTAATTTTCAACCAATCTGGTTTACGTAAGATTTCTTCATTTTTAGTAGCCATAACCACGTATACCCTCCTGTATAATATATCTTTTCCTATTATAACGAAATTTACATTAAATTAAAACGTAATAAACCACAAATTTCAACCTTGAATTTAATTCTATTCTATACATAATTTATTTGTGTTATTCTATTGCAGTCTCAATAACTTATCTTTAAAGATATCTCTAAGGAACTGAGGCATAATATAATCAATTGACTTCCCTTTCAATATAGGGAAATATCTACCAAACGTATACATATCAACTGTTCCTAAAGTGTATATTTTATCATCAACTACCGCTTCACCATTAACAAAGAATCTATTTTCTGACTGGATAAAACCGCAATTATATAAAATATAGCCTCCAAATATATCTCCTCTAAAACCTAGTCCTTGAGCATGTTCATGCATATATTCTTGCTTCTGACTTTTTTCAATTACTTTTTTCAATTCACTACCTGTCAAACGTACGCGCACTAGATTAATTGGATGTGGCAACATTTTATGAATATCATATTCCGTTAGTCTATCCGCTTCAATTCCTTTTACAATTAAACCAGCATTTATGATAGTACAATCTGTATTAGTAAATTCAAATACACTTTCAGCTAATAAATAAGTCGTTTTAGTAATGACATCTGTTTTACTATTTAAGTTGATAGGATAATCAATCACCGGTTCACTCATCAATGCCTTTCCTTCTGACTCATAATCTGTTTCAACCATAGGTAATGTTTCAACCGGATAAATAATCGCTTCTTTACTAACAACCTTTTTATTTTCAATAGTTAAATTAACTTCACCTAAATAATAACCATATTTACCAGCAGCTGCCATAAGTACGCCATTATTCATTTCACCCTCATCAAAATGATGGTGTGTATGACTCCCAAAAATCACATCAATTTCAGGAATCTCTTGGCATAACTTTTCATCAAAAAAGATGCCTACATGACTCATCACAATAAGTACATCATAATTACCCTGTTGATTAGCGATTTCATCTTTAATCGCTTCTAAAGGATCCGTTACAATCCAATCAAGAGCTCTGTAAAATGGTGTGAAAGGTGCTGTTGCCGCTACAAATAAAATACGTACGCCTTCAATTTCTTTAATACATGATGAGGCTATGTTATGAGGTAACTTCCCTTCTTCATCGATAACATTTGTACAAATGACGTTAAATGTCGCATTATTATATAAATTATTTAATGCTTCATGAGAGATGGTCATACCTTCATTATTACCTATCGTCGCAATATCACACTGAGCCTCATTAAGCAAGTCGATATTCTTGCGACCTATCGTTGCTTGAGTCACTGGTGCTGATAAATCCACATGGTCGCCTATATCTAAATAGAGTGAGGGATGTTGAAGTTTGGGTCTATGTTCTGCCATATAAGATGTTATACGTGCATATTCGTTTAAATGACTATGAATATCGTTCGTGTGAAAAATGGTTAACTTCACTTAAATTCCCCCTATATTTATTTAAAGAAAAGATTTAATAATTAAGTATACACCCATTATCAACATAACCGTACGTAATAGCGTTACAACAGTTTCAGATTTAATCGAGTGGTTAACACGTACTCCAATTTGGGCGCCGATATAACTTGAAATAATAAGAATT contains the following coding sequences:
- the lipA gene encoding lipoyl synthase, translated to MATKNEEILRKPDWLKIKLNTNENYIGLKKMMREKNLHTVCEEAKCPNIHECWGARRTATFMILGAVCTRACRFCAVKTGLPNELDLNEPERVAESVELMNLKHVVITAVARDDLRDAGSNVYAETVRKVRERNPFTTIEILPSDMGGDYEALETLMASKPDILNHNIETVRRLTPRVRARATYERTLEFLRRSKELQPDIPTKSSLMVGLGETIEEIYETMDDLRANDVDILTIGQYLQPSRKHLKVEKYYTPLEFGKLRKVAMDKGFKHCEAGPMVRSSYHADEQVNEAAKEKHRLGEEKLQQN
- a CDS encoding bifunctional metallophosphatase/5'-nucleotidase, whose product is MKLTIFHTNDIHSHLNEYARITSYMAEHRPKLQHPSLYLDIGDHVDLSAPVTQATIGRKNIDLLNEAQCDIATIGNNEGMTISHEALNNLYNNATFNVICTNVIDEEGKLPHNIASSCIKEIEGVRILFVAATAPFTPFYRALDWIVTDPLEAIKDEIANQQGNYDVLIVMSHVGIFFDEKLCQEIPEIDVIFGSHTHHHFDEGEMNNGVLMAAAGKYGYYLGEVNLTIENKKVVSKEAIIYPVETLPMVETDYESEGKALMSEPVIDYPINLNSKTDVITKTTYLLAESVFEFTNTDCTIINAGLIVKGIEADRLTEYDIHKMLPHPINLVRVRLTGSELKKVIEKSQKQEYMHEHAQGLGFRGDIFGGYILYNCGFIQSENRFFVNGEAVVDDKIYTLGTVDMYTFGRYFPILKGKSIDYIMPQFLRDIFKDKLLRLQ
- a CDS encoding YutD family protein, whose protein sequence is MIKIGQQYFEIIEEYRSCFDEELFASRYSDILDKYDFIVGDFGYDQLRLKGFYKDTNKKAEISKRFSSIQDYILEYCNFGCPYFVLRHLSNKEVQQLNHDEEDVILSDSEDKLHDVKIKPTIQEVKHQDE